The bacterium sequence GAGTTAGCGCTCCGGTTACATTACAAGGCTGAGCTACTGATGCATCGAGATCACTACTTCGGAACCAACTTAACCATCAAAATCTCCTCGTCAGTAGGGCAATTGGCTCTGGCTAGATAGCCGGAACCGTCGGAGGAGAGGTCTTTATGAATGACTATAGAGGAAAGGCCTTCGCCGATGACGTCTAGAAGGCCGCCGACCATCATTGGGTTGACGCCGATGATACCTTTGTGGCGTTGGACGGCTTGCCAGAGACCGGTTTTCCAATCTTTTTCTTGTTGTTTGGTCCAGGGGAGCGGATTAAATGAAGGCTGCAGCAAGATTTGGACGTTTTGGGCGGCGAGGGAGGCGATAATATCTTCATGAAAGGCGTCAAGACAGATGGCGATCCCTACAACGCCAATCGGAAGATGTGCGCATTTAAGGGCATCCGCCTGCCCCCTGCAAAGGTTTAGCCCCATCTCTTCTTCAAGCGGTACAAGTTGAACCTTGCGTGCAGTTAGCTCAAGATTACCGTTCGGGCCAAAAAGATAACCTTGATTGAAAAGACATTTGCCTTCTGGGATGGGAGCGCTGCCGGCCATGATGTAAAAACCATACTTTTTTGCTAATTTTGGAAAAACA is a genomic window containing:
- a CDS encoding nitrilase-related carbon-nitrogen hydrolase; translated protein: MLEIVSDIKLQRPLILAAIQIQAALDHYASAAAFEQKVSSILSQVADKAGKNTDVLVVFPEDFGLGLVLTEDYPAITSCQTLTEAGRRMLIRHAPSVTRIAYRYKIPIVRAILSDRSKFVRHTYADVFPKLAKKYGFYIMAGSAPIPEGKCLFNQGYLFGPNGNLELTARKVQLVPLEEEMGLNLCRGQADALKCAHLPIGVVGIAICLDAFHEDIIASLAAQNVQILLQPSFNPLPWTKQQEKDWKTGLWQAVQRHKGIIGVNPMMVGGLLDVIGEGLSSIVIHKDLSSDGSGYLARANCPTDEEILMVKLVPK